The stretch of DNA CAATCAAAGAACTAACCACTGTAAACTGTACCAATATCTACGGCTAAGCAAAATATTTTTGGGTTGTATTGCCTACTTCAACAGCTAATAGCATGTTTTCCCTTCTTCTCTTAGCAAATGAGGCATGAAAACTAGAGCAATAACTTTAATCTGGAGAGATTCATTATACAGACCTCGCAAAAACTGGATAGCGTCTGTAAACTAATTTTCAAGTTATGGCTTTTCTGGTAGACACAGTTGCACCTGGTTCAATTATAGTAACATCAATTTTGTTTTGAAAAGATCCACTTTCTTTAATAAATATGGGGTTTTTGCAGCAAAATCACTATATGCAAAGCCCAAAATTGTAATAATTCCGAGGCTTTTGATATTTTATTAGAAAATTAATACCAGCCGCGCAACTGATAATAGTCATCAATCATACGGTTAAGCTCGTCTAGAGTTATTCCGTTCTGACCGTCGTTAACCTTTTCATTAAACAACCTGTCAGGCAGTGTATCATCTTGCCTGTTAAGACCCTGCTGCTGGTTAAAGGTGTGGGTCGCATTTATTATTCTGTCGGCAACCGCCCACAGTTCTTCTTTGGTGAACTCCAGGCCGGTTATAGCCTTGTTTAGCTCGATTAAGGTCTCCCAGGTGATTAAATCCCTGAAAAACACACATAGTATTTGAGTGTTGAAAATGGTCAGCCTGTTTTCAAAATCGATAAACAGCTCGGCTTTGCCCTCGGTAGTGGCAGGGTCAATCATACCGGCCAACTCGGGTTTGTAGAATGTAGCCCTTAAATGACAAGCGCCTCTGGCCGAGGTGGCGTAAGCAAGCCCCATTCCTTTGAGCACCCTGGGGTCATACCCGGGAGGCTCCATTCCTTTGACATGAATGGCTATATCCTGCAGGCCCAACTTTGGGGCTGCCTCCTTAATGCCAAGGGATAAAGTTTCACCCAACCCGGTGCGCTGGGCCATTTGCATAATCAATTCGGCAGCGGCCCCGGCATCTCCGTATCTGACCGGGGTATCGATTAGGCCGCGCTCATTACCTTCCATAACCAGTCCCACCAGGTTGCCGGCAGTAATTGTATCCATACCCAGCCGGTCACACAGGTCGTTAAGATATGCCACCTGATCCAGCCGGTTAATTGAACAAAGTCCCCCAAAGGCGTATATGGTTTCGTACTCGGGACCCTCAATTTCCAGGCCGGCATGTTCGCCCGAGTCAATAGATACATGCTTACCGCAGGCCATAAAGCAGTTGGGACAGGCAGTAGGCCTAACCTTATACTGCTGCAAAAACGTGTCACCGCTCAGGCTCTCCCATTCGGGGTCAACCGCCCTGTTCCAGTACCGGTTGGGGAAAGCTTTGGCGCCGTTCATGATCTTAACCATAACCGTGGTGCCGTAATTACGGTAATTTTCGACCCCGGGGTTGCCCTTGCCAAGATCACGGATTTTTTTAACCACTTCTTTAAGCATGTCCGGGTCGGCAACTTCCGCTTTGGCGCAGCCGTGAAACACTACCGCTTTAAGTTTTTTTGAGCCCATCAGCGCGCCCATGCCGGCACGGCCGGCGGATCTCCACCGGTTATTTTCGATACAGGTAAACCGGACCAGGTTCTCGCCGGCAGGACCGATTACCAGCGCCTGGGCACCCTGAATGTCAACCTGCTTCAGCACTTCTTCCTCGGCTGCATATGTGTCCAGCCCCCATAGGCCGGAGGCGTCGTGAAACAATACGCTCGAATCGCTTATTTCCACCATTACCGGCTTATCTGCAGCGCCTTCAAAGATAATGGCGTCATAGCCGGTGCGGCGCATAACCGGAGCCACTCTGCCTCCGGCATAGGATTCAGCATAGCCGCCGGTAAGCGGCGATTTGCCAAACACACCGTAACGGCTGCTGCCTACCATTGCTGTGTCGGTAGACGGGCCGGTGGTGAATATGAGTTTGTTGTCTGGGGAAAGTGGATCGATGCCAGGCTTAATGTTCTGCAGCAGCAGATAGGAACCCAAGCCTTTACCACCTAGATATTGCTTGAAAACTCTGTCCGGAATAGTCTCTTGTACATAACTTTGCCGGGTCAGGTCTATTCGCAACAGTTTTCCAAAAAATCCTTTCATACTCTACCTCCCCGGAGATTAAATTTGGATCTTTTTGTTTGGTAGCGGGCGGACAGAGTCTGCCCCTACAGGGTGCTGGCCGGAATGTTGCCTGGTTTCGTTAATCGTTTAAGGGCAGACAGCTAACAGTCTCTAGCCCTGCATAGTTAGTTAATTCAACGTGCTTATTTTGAGGCGTGGGCTATAGCCTGCTCCAGAACGTCCAGACCCCGCTCCAGCTGCTCGTCGGTAATAACCAGAGGAATCAGGGTGCAGATTACGTTGCTGAAGATACCCGCGCTGATGACAATAACACCGTTGTCGACGCAGTACTTGGTAACGGCCGCCGTCGCTTCCTTGGCCGGCTCCTTGGTTTCCCTGGCTTTAACCAGCTCGATGGCGTTCATGGCGCCAAGACCACGCACATCACCGATGATGGGGTATTTCTCTTTCATTTCCAGCATCTTTTCCCTGGTCTTATTACCGATTACATTGGCGCGTTCCATCAGCTTCTCCTGCTGAATGTAGTCAATGGTGGCCAAGGCTGCCGCGCAGGATACCGGATTGCCACCGTAAGTTCCGCCGATGTGTCCCGGGTCGGGGGCGTTCATGATCTCAGCCTTACCGACTACACCACTAAGAGGCATGCCGACGGCAATTGACTTGGCGACTGTCATTAGGTCGGGTTCCAAGCCCCAGTGTTCGCAGGCAAACATTTTACCGGTCCGGGCAAAGCCTGTTTGAACTTCGTCGGCAATTAATACGATACCGTGCTTATCGCAGATTTTTCTCAGTCCGGGCATAAATTCCGGCGGCGGAACAATAAAGCCACCTTCACCCTGAACAGGTTCGATGATCATTGCCGCAATGTTTTCTGGTGCTACTTCGGCGGCAAACATTCTGTCGAATTGTTCAAGGCAGTGCATGCCACAGCCCGGGTAGGTTGATCTGTAGTAGCAGCGGTAGCAATAAGCGGAGGGAATTTTATAAACTTCGGGAGCGTAGGGGCCAAAGCCGAATTTGTAGGGCTTAACCTTACTGGTCAGGCTCATAGTCATCAAGGTGCGGCCGTGAAACGCGCATTCAAAAGAGATAACCCCGGTTCTTTTGGTATGGAACCTGGATATTTTAACGGCGTTTTCAACACATTCGGCACCGCTGTTGACGAACATGGCTCTTTTTTCATAGCTGCCCGGTGAGATTTCAATTAGCTTTTCTGCCAGATCTAAATAAGGCTCGTACATGGTAACCATAAAGCAAGTATGCAAAAGTTTTTCCGCCTGCTCCTTGATAGCAGCAACTACAGGCGGGGGACAGTGACCAGCGTTGAGTGTGCCAATACCGGCGTAAAAGTCAATATATTCGTTACCTTCCACATCAATTATAGTTGCACCCCTGGCCTCCTTAGCAAAAATTCAGGTGGAATTAGAGATGCCGCGGGCCACCAGCGCATTCTTTCTTGCCAGAAGCTCTTCAGTTCTTCCCATTTTTTTAAAACTCCTTTTTTTAGAGTTAGGGTGGATTTGGGGTTAGACCCCAGTAACTAATGCTGTTATTTGTTAGTGTTAATGTGTTTGCGTGTTCGGGAGTGATACAGTTACTTTTGGCTTTTGGTAGCTATGAAAAAATTCTACTGCACCAAAAGACAAGTAATTTCACCCAGAAGAACGATGTTTTGCAATATATTTAAAACAGGGGCTTTTAAAATGCCCCTATATCTTTTTAACCATCCATATAGCATGTTGATTTTATACCTAATCCCTTGCAACAGAATCTACTGATCCTTTAGAAGCTTCTACCCCGTGT from Desulfoscipio gibsoniae DSM 7213 encodes:
- a CDS encoding aldehyde ferredoxin oxidoreductase family protein, which translates into the protein MKGFFGKLLRIDLTRQSYVQETIPDRVFKQYLGGKGLGSYLLLQNIKPGIDPLSPDNKLIFTTGPSTDTAMVGSSRYGVFGKSPLTGGYAESYAGGRVAPVMRRTGYDAIIFEGAADKPVMVEISDSSVLFHDASGLWGLDTYAAEEEVLKQVDIQGAQALVIGPAGENLVRFTCIENNRWRSAGRAGMGALMGSKKLKAVVFHGCAKAEVADPDMLKEVVKKIRDLGKGNPGVENYRNYGTTVMVKIMNGAKAFPNRYWNRAVDPEWESLSGDTFLQQYKVRPTACPNCFMACGKHVSIDSGEHAGLEIEGPEYETIYAFGGLCSINRLDQVAYLNDLCDRLGMDTITAGNLVGLVMEGNERGLIDTPVRYGDAGAAAELIMQMAQRTGLGETLSLGIKEAAPKLGLQDIAIHVKGMEPPGYDPRVLKGMGLAYATSARGACHLRATFYKPELAGMIDPATTEGKAELFIDFENRLTIFNTQILCVFFRDLITWETLIELNKAITGLEFTKEELWAVADRIINATHTFNQQQGLNRQDDTLPDRLFNEKVNDGQNGITLDELNRMIDDYYQLRGWY